The Streptomyces achromogenes genome window below encodes:
- a CDS encoding cation-translocating P-type ATPase has protein sequence MSAGTQVLTPDGGGREQAGRSVQNMGAPEVFAALVTSPRGISPTDAAERRERYGANELPRPPRQGLWRQFAAQFTDLFAVVLLVAAVITLLAYELQQPRDPGTLQLAVAILGVVVLNAAIGFAQEYSAERTAESLQAMVPHICRVLRQGERRELPVQDLVPGDVVVLEAGDAVPADCRLTEAHDVSVNNAALTGESDAVGRTDEAVASGPLLQARNCVFMGTDVVTGSGKAVVFATGAATEFGRIFRLTAAAPRQKTPLQHQVATMARRVAGAALAIGAVLFAVRLPAGDPLVETFVFALGVMVALVPEGLPATLSVSLAIGVRRMARRHALIKKLLAVETLGSTTVVCTDKTGTLTQAEMTVVQMWADGTAHSVSGVGYEPTGQVADPGPVREMLRVAALCCNARLVPPSADAARSPQPDRAGWRVLGDTTEGALLVVAAKAGLDVTAQEAVTPRVTEFPFDSTRKLMSTVHRGADGEWHAYVKGAPQELLARCTGIHWQGGPQALTARLRAVVTTAHDDLASQGLRVLAVASRTLPDPRASREEAEAGLTLLGLVGMLDPPRPEVSESVRAVRRAGIRIVMVTGDHPLTAEAVARRVGIVREPAPTIITGSELDTLGDGALDALLGEPKELLLCRVSPEHKMRVVAALQRRGEVVAVTGDGANDAPALKHADIGVAMGVSGTDVAREAAAMVLLDDSFASIAAAVKLGRSVYQNIRKFLVYVFTSNIGELVPVLAATFAGFPLVPVSAVQILAIDLGSDVLPALALGAEPPEPDVMDRPPRSRREPLFSAAVVRRILFLGGIQALGVCVVFFWHISASGIAYADFTEDDPVYREAVTMVQAGIVLSQFFVALAVRTDRQSVFRIGVLSNPRLLAAGLVGVALMAAISYVPTLQKVFNTAPLAAADWAVLAGFGAVLLGAEEARKWWLRRRSRSLGRKG, from the coding sequence ATGAGTGCAGGCACGCAGGTACTGACACCTGACGGAGGTGGCCGGGAGCAGGCTGGCCGGTCCGTACAGAACATGGGGGCACCGGAGGTCTTCGCGGCGCTGGTCACCTCACCCCGAGGGATCTCTCCGACGGATGCGGCAGAGCGGCGCGAGCGGTACGGCGCCAACGAACTGCCGCGCCCGCCGCGACAGGGCCTGTGGCGACAGTTCGCGGCGCAGTTCACCGATCTCTTCGCGGTTGTATTGCTCGTCGCCGCCGTGATCACCCTCTTGGCCTACGAACTGCAACAGCCCCGGGATCCCGGCACGCTGCAGTTGGCAGTGGCGATCCTCGGTGTGGTGGTGCTGAACGCTGCGATCGGGTTCGCACAGGAGTACTCCGCCGAGCGTACGGCCGAGTCCCTCCAGGCGATGGTGCCGCACATCTGCAGGGTGCTGCGCCAGGGTGAACGGCGGGAACTGCCCGTGCAGGACCTGGTGCCAGGCGATGTGGTGGTGCTTGAGGCGGGGGATGCGGTGCCGGCCGACTGCCGCCTGACCGAGGCACACGACGTCTCGGTGAACAATGCTGCTCTGACGGGGGAGAGCGACGCAGTAGGCCGTACCGACGAAGCCGTGGCATCGGGCCCCCTGCTGCAGGCGCGTAACTGCGTGTTCATGGGTACCGACGTGGTGACCGGGTCCGGGAAAGCCGTGGTGTTCGCCACCGGCGCGGCGACCGAGTTCGGGCGTATCTTCCGGCTCACCGCTGCCGCCCCGCGCCAGAAGACGCCTCTTCAGCACCAGGTCGCCACCATGGCCCGGCGCGTGGCGGGGGCCGCGTTGGCGATCGGGGCCGTTCTGTTCGCCGTCCGTCTTCCCGCTGGGGACCCCCTCGTCGAAACCTTCGTGTTCGCGCTCGGGGTGATGGTTGCGCTGGTGCCGGAGGGCCTTCCCGCGACGCTGTCCGTTTCCCTGGCGATCGGTGTACGGCGCATGGCACGTCGGCATGCGCTGATCAAGAAGCTGCTGGCCGTGGAGACGCTCGGGTCCACCACCGTCGTGTGCACGGACAAGACGGGGACGCTGACGCAGGCGGAAATGACGGTCGTGCAGATGTGGGCCGACGGCACCGCGCACTCCGTCTCCGGGGTGGGATACGAGCCGACGGGCCAGGTGGCGGACCCGGGACCGGTACGCGAAATGCTGCGGGTTGCGGCCCTGTGCTGCAACGCCAGGCTGGTACCGCCCTCGGCTGATGCGGCGAGGTCCCCCCAGCCGGATCGTGCGGGATGGAGGGTGCTCGGTGACACCACCGAGGGAGCGCTGCTGGTGGTCGCGGCCAAGGCCGGCCTGGACGTGACTGCGCAGGAGGCCGTCACACCCCGGGTGACCGAGTTCCCCTTCGATTCCACCCGCAAGCTGATGAGCACCGTCCACCGCGGTGCGGACGGCGAGTGGCACGCCTACGTCAAGGGCGCTCCCCAGGAACTGCTCGCCCGCTGCACCGGCATCCACTGGCAGGGCGGACCACAGGCCCTGACGGCCCGGTTGCGGGCTGTCGTCACCACCGCGCACGACGACCTGGCCTCCCAGGGTCTGCGCGTGCTGGCGGTCGCCTCCCGGACACTTCCCGATCCCCGTGCCTCACGGGAAGAAGCCGAGGCGGGGCTGACGCTGCTGGGGCTGGTCGGCATGCTCGACCCTCCGCGGCCGGAGGTCAGCGAGTCGGTCCGCGCGGTACGGCGCGCCGGCATCCGCATCGTCATGGTCACCGGAGACCACCCCCTGACCGCGGAGGCAGTCGCGCGCCGCGTGGGGATCGTGCGGGAGCCCGCCCCCACCATCATCACTGGCAGCGAACTCGACACGCTGGGCGACGGTGCGCTCGACGCCCTGCTCGGGGAGCCGAAGGAACTGCTGCTGTGCAGGGTGAGCCCCGAACACAAGATGCGGGTGGTCGCCGCCCTGCAGCGCCGGGGTGAGGTGGTCGCTGTGACGGGCGACGGCGCGAATGACGCCCCCGCGCTGAAACACGCGGACATCGGTGTCGCGATGGGTGTCTCGGGCACGGACGTGGCGCGCGAGGCCGCGGCGATGGTGCTGCTGGACGACTCGTTCGCCTCCATCGCCGCAGCAGTGAAGCTGGGCCGGTCGGTTTACCAGAACATCCGCAAGTTCCTCGTCTACGTCTTCACCAGCAACATCGGCGAGCTCGTTCCGGTCCTGGCCGCGACGTTCGCAGGGTTCCCGCTGGTTCCTGTCAGCGCGGTGCAGATCCTTGCGATCGATCTCGGCTCGGACGTCCTGCCCGCACTGGCACTGGGTGCGGAGCCGCCCGAGCCCGATGTCATGGACCGCCCGCCCCGTTCCCGGCGCGAGCCCTTGTTCTCGGCGGCCGTGGTGCGACGGATTCTGTTCCTGGGCGGCATCCAGGCCCTCGGTGTGTGCGTGGTGTTCTTCTGGCACATCAGCGCTTCGGGTATTGCGTACGCCGACTTCACCGAAGACGATCCCGTCTACCGGGAGGCGGTCACGATGGTGCAGGCGGGCATCGTGCTCAGTCAGTTCTTCGTCGCCCTGGCCGTGCGCACGGACCGGCAGAGTGTCTTCCGGATCGGAGTGCTGTCCAATCCGAGACTGCTCGCCGCGGGACTCGTCGGGGTGGCCCTGATGGCCGCGATCAGTTACGTGCCCACGCTTCAGAAGGTGTTCAACACCGCGCCGCTGGCCGCTGCCGACTGGGCGGTTCTGGCCGGATTCGGGGCAGTGCTGCTGGGTGCGGAGGAAGCCCGCAAGTGGTGGCTGCGCCGACGCTCCCGCTCACTGGGCAGGAAGGGATGA
- a CDS encoding glycoside hydrolase family 65 protein — translation MTGWTWRYEGYDPADERLRESLCTLGNGYFATRGALSECVADDVHYPGTYVAGCYNRLTSQVAGRRVENEDMVNLPNWLPLRFRLAGRQWLTPDTATVLDHDQVLHLSSGLLERRTRYGLSDGRALSVHQLRLVHMADPHLAALRTELTAEGFSGEVEVEAAIDGAVINAGVPRYRDLDGRHLVHVHTGTAATDTVWLRCRTRTSDIRIGLAARLAAEAPVTTQHTPARAVQRVRLHVTSGQTLTVDKTIALHTSRDPAISDPLDAAVDRVEAASGFDELLASHRTAWNQLWRRAALDVPGEAGQVLQLHLFHLLQTLSPHTADLDVGVPARGLHGEAYRGHVFWDELFILPYLNLHFPEVSRALLHYRHRRLDRARATARALGRRGAVYPWQSGSDGREETQELHLNPHSGRWLPDHSRLQRHVGSAVAYNVWQYCEASGDAEFLHTKGAEMLLEIARFWADSATYDDSLGRHRIRGVVGPDEYHDAYPGVPEPGLDDNTYSNVTAAWVLTRTLEVLRALPEPRRRELAERTDLDGGELEHWEDVSRTLHVPFHDDVISQFAGYGDLAELDWDGYRKRYGDIRRLDRILEAEGDSVNRYRASKQADVLMLGYLFPPSELRGLFERLGHRLDEDIWRRTVDYYLARTSHGSTLSSVVHGWVLARARRSEAWRFCQEALRSDIADVQGGTTGEGIHLGAMAGTLDFVQRGLPGLETRQQALWLDPVPPPELASYEFAVRYQGHWGVRLRFERGRLEITVPPSNHSPINIRLPDRSVCVQSGETRQLLLPH, via the coding sequence GTGACCGGCTGGACCTGGCGGTACGAGGGCTATGACCCCGCGGACGAGCGTCTGCGGGAGTCCCTGTGCACGCTGGGCAACGGCTACTTCGCCACCCGCGGGGCGCTATCCGAATGCGTCGCGGACGACGTGCACTACCCAGGCACCTATGTGGCGGGTTGCTACAACCGGCTCACCTCGCAAGTGGCCGGACGCCGGGTCGAGAACGAGGACATGGTCAACCTCCCGAACTGGCTGCCCCTGCGTTTCCGCCTCGCCGGGCGGCAATGGCTCACCCCGGACACGGCGACCGTGCTCGACCACGACCAGGTCCTGCACCTGTCCTCGGGCCTGCTCGAGCGCCGGACCCGGTACGGGCTCAGCGACGGACGCGCCCTGTCCGTGCACCAGCTTCGTCTCGTGCACATGGCCGACCCCCATCTCGCCGCCCTGCGTACCGAGCTCACGGCCGAGGGCTTCTCCGGCGAGGTGGAGGTCGAGGCCGCAATCGACGGCGCTGTCATCAACGCCGGCGTGCCCCGTTACCGCGACCTTGACGGCCGCCACCTGGTCCACGTGCACACCGGCACCGCCGCCACGGACACCGTGTGGCTGCGCTGCCGCACCCGCACCTCCGACATCCGAATCGGTCTGGCGGCCCGGCTGGCCGCCGAGGCACCCGTCACCACCCAGCACACGCCGGCCCGCGCCGTCCAGCGAGTGCGACTGCACGTGACGTCCGGCCAGACCCTCACCGTCGACAAGACCATCGCTCTGCACACCTCCCGCGACCCCGCGATCAGCGATCCGCTGGACGCCGCAGTCGACCGAGTCGAGGCCGCATCCGGCTTCGACGAGCTACTCGCATCCCACCGCACGGCCTGGAACCAGCTCTGGCGCCGGGCCGCACTCGACGTCCCCGGGGAGGCCGGCCAGGTGCTGCAGCTGCACCTTTTCCACCTCCTGCAGACACTCTCGCCGCACACCGCCGACCTCGACGTGGGAGTGCCCGCCCGGGGGCTGCACGGCGAGGCATACCGCGGACACGTCTTCTGGGACGAGCTGTTCATCCTGCCGTACCTCAACCTGCACTTCCCTGAGGTATCCCGCGCCCTGCTCCACTACCGCCACCGACGCCTGGACCGGGCCCGGGCCACAGCCCGCGCGCTCGGCAGGCGGGGGGCCGTGTACCCGTGGCAGAGCGGCAGCGACGGGCGCGAGGAGACCCAGGAACTGCACCTCAACCCGCACTCCGGACGCTGGCTGCCCGACCATTCCCGACTTCAGCGGCACGTCGGCTCGGCCGTGGCGTACAACGTGTGGCAGTACTGCGAGGCGAGCGGCGACGCCGAGTTCCTGCACACCAAGGGCGCCGAGATGCTGTTGGAGATCGCCCGCTTCTGGGCGGACTCGGCGACCTACGACGACAGCCTCGGGCGGCACCGCATCCGCGGCGTGGTCGGCCCCGACGAATACCACGACGCCTACCCCGGCGTGCCCGAGCCCGGCCTCGACGACAACACGTACTCAAACGTCACTGCCGCATGGGTGCTCACTCGCACCTTGGAGGTTCTGCGCGCGCTTCCCGAACCCCGTCGGCGGGAACTCGCCGAGCGCACCGATCTGGACGGCGGTGAACTCGAACACTGGGAGGACGTGTCCCGCACGCTCCATGTGCCCTTCCACGACGATGTCATCAGCCAGTTCGCCGGCTACGGCGACCTCGCGGAACTCGACTGGGACGGCTACCGGAAGCGGTACGGCGACATCCGGCGTCTCGACCGGATCCTGGAGGCGGAAGGCGACAGCGTCAATCGCTACCGGGCGTCCAAGCAGGCCGACGTGCTGATGCTGGGTTACCTCTTCCCACCGTCCGAACTCCGGGGTCTCTTCGAACGCCTGGGCCACCGGCTCGACGAGGACATCTGGCGGCGCACCGTCGACTACTACCTGGCCCGCACCAGCCACGGGTCCACCCTCAGCAGCGTGGTCCACGGCTGGGTCCTGGCCCGGGCCCGGCGCTCCGAGGCGTGGAGGTTCTGCCAGGAGGCACTGCGGAGCGACATCGCCGATGTGCAGGGCGGCACCACCGGAGAGGGCATCCACCTCGGTGCCATGGCGGGCACGCTCGACTTCGTCCAGCGCGGACTGCCCGGGCTCGAGACTCGCCAGCAAGCACTATGGCTCGACCCCGTACCACCGCCAGAGCTGGCGTCGTACGAATTCGCCGTCCGCTACCAGGGACATTGGGGCGTGCGGCTGCGTTTTGAGCGCGGAAGGCTCGAGATTACGGTGCCCCCCTCCAACCATTCCCCCATCAACATCCGGCTGCCAGACCGCTCGGTGTGCGTCCAGTCGGGGGAAACGCGCCAACTGCTGCTCCCGCACTGA
- a CDS encoding HAD family hydrolase, whose translation MAVRSESTLAPVLRDVGAVVLDTDGVITDSARVHAAAWKDAFDAFLSEHPPEDPTQRRPFDVRADYLPYVDGRSRLDGAAAFLASRGLDPSAETVRAVAADKERLFTARLREKGVDAYPGTVRLVHALRRAGKPVAAASASRHARELLVRAGVLDLFHVLVDGGEAARLRLPGKPHPDLFLEAARRLGVPADRAAVVEDALAGVEAGRRGGFALVVGVDRTASPDTRARLVQQGADIVVRDLGELLVAGTQQ comes from the coding sequence ATGGCCGTCCGGTCCGAGAGTACGCTCGCACCCGTGCTGCGGGATGTCGGTGCTGTCGTCCTCGACACCGACGGAGTGATCACCGACTCGGCTCGGGTGCACGCCGCCGCCTGGAAGGATGCCTTTGACGCCTTTCTCAGTGAGCACCCGCCGGAGGACCCCACGCAGCGGCGCCCCTTCGACGTCCGGGCCGACTATCTCCCTTACGTGGACGGGAGGTCCCGGCTCGACGGCGCCGCCGCTTTCCTCGCTTCACGGGGGCTTGACCCCTCGGCCGAGACGGTGCGGGCTGTCGCCGCGGACAAGGAGCGGCTGTTCACAGCGCGGCTGCGCGAGAAGGGCGTCGACGCGTATCCGGGCACGGTGCGGCTCGTGCATGCCCTGCGCCGGGCGGGGAAGCCGGTTGCCGCCGCCTCCGCGTCCCGCCACGCCCGTGAACTCCTCGTCCGGGCCGGGGTGCTGGATCTGTTCCACGTGCTCGTCGATGGCGGTGAGGCGGCCCGGTTGAGGCTGCCGGGCAAGCCGCACCCCGATCTGTTCCTCGAGGCGGCTCGTCGACTGGGCGTCCCGGCCGACCGCGCCGCCGTCGTCGAGGACGCGCTGGCAGGCGTCGAGGCAGGCCGCCGCGGTGGATTCGCCCTCGTCGTCGGCGTGGACCGCACGGCCAGCCCGGACACCAGGGCGAGACTGGTGCAGCAGGGTGCGGACATTGTCGTACGTGACCTAGGAGAACTGCTCGTGGCAGGAACGCAGCAGTGA
- a CDS encoding universal stress protein encodes MERDSGPRVVVGVDGSQSSYAALRWAVRYGALIGAGVVAVAAWELPGGRVWPARAIDATFDEQRAREGLVQELRDVLGAEYADTVRAYLVQGNAVDVLLGAGEGAEAMVVGSRGRGGFARALLGSVSQHVAQHAKCPVVIVRPDAS; translated from the coding sequence ATGGAGAGGGACTCTGGGCCGCGTGTTGTGGTGGGCGTCGATGGGTCGCAGTCCTCGTACGCGGCGCTGCGGTGGGCCGTGCGGTACGGCGCTCTCATCGGCGCTGGCGTGGTGGCTGTGGCCGCGTGGGAGTTGCCGGGTGGGCGTGTCTGGCCGGCTCGGGCCATCGATGCCACCTTCGATGAGCAGAGAGCGCGAGAGGGGCTGGTCCAGGAACTCAGGGATGTCCTCGGCGCGGAGTATGCCGACACTGTTCGGGCGTACTTGGTGCAAGGGAACGCTGTTGATGTGCTTCTGGGGGCGGGCGAGGGCGCCGAGGCCATGGTTGTGGGCAGCCGGGGGCGGGGCGGCTTCGCCAGGGCCCTGCTGGGGTCGGTCAGCCAGCATGTCGCACAGCATGCGAAGTGCCCTGTCGTGATTGTCCGCCCGGACGCGTCGTGA